In one Culex quinquefasciatus strain JHB chromosome 2, VPISU_Cqui_1.0_pri_paternal, whole genome shotgun sequence genomic region, the following are encoded:
- the LOC119766333 gene encoding uncharacterized protein LOC119766333: protein MDELKDLQKQERQLILSINGVGAFVEAYKKAEHENQISIRLDTLEEAMRKFYKVRRKIEAMIDDEDEDEVVGESKEARKKRLADLVVQREMEYNKALRDVEERYFVVKAKLVALRPVKVEPAPAADLNESCFDRSTSRIKLPDIKLPNFNGALKDWIPFRDTYKSLIHSNLQLPDIDKYTYLRSALQGEAQLEILSVDFSAEGYDVAWKALEKKYDNHKLIVKAYLDAIFDIEPLRKESFSGLSHLISEFETNLQMLKKLGEGTEAWSTILVHMLCARLDHATLRLWESHHNSKAVPKYDVLIEFLRDQCTVLQSIKANRPSEGDGRQNRSRISTAHTSSQSQRHCLFCGETFHMPFNCSKLRNMSVSQRVAEVNRRRLCRNCLNAGHYADGCSRGSCSRCGARHHTLLHYDTPAPAGARQGRSSVQNTQNRPPAAGQQQHTRQQGQTQNSSTQPTTSSYPVHQSTSRNTHPPPPTDSRNSTTLNAASLPAQNAPTLSRQVLMSTAVVRVEDQFGNYSLARTLLDSCSEFCYMTSTFSKKLKFRTTPDVLRVQGIGNGSATSLKAVRAKIQPRLDTISSFSEEMRFHLLQKISSDLPATPVDVSQLMLPSDIILADPHFGEPGPIDMIIGAEFFLDLLSAGRRKIVEDGPTLQETVLGWIISGKVPASSPSIPRTATYVSSTVDLKELMERFWELESCHVNSTHSVEESTCEELFNKTTIRDAEGRFVVTLPKKQRVIEKLGESRNMAMKRFIGMEKRFTTNPALKFMYTEFVHEYLLMKHMREVKEDSGEGPVYYLPHHAVLKPDSTTTKLRVVFDGSCGTSSGVSLNDALMVGPVVQSDLLSTVLRFRLHRVALIADVEKMYRQIRVTLSDQRLQRIYWRDNEDEPVKTYELSTVTYGTSSAPYLATRCLKKLGEDCAESHPVASRVIQEDFTLMTCCLAQTASKKQVR, encoded by the coding sequence ATGGACGAGTTGAAGGACTTGCAGAAGCAGGAGCGGCAGTTAATCCTTTCGATCAACGGTGTAGGAGCATTTGTTGAGGCGTACAAGAAGGCTGAGCATGAGAACCAGATCTCGATTCGGCTGGACACCTTGGAGGAGGCCATGCGGAAGTTCTACAAGGTGCGCCGCAAGATCgaagccatgatcgacgacgaggaTGAGGACGAAGTTGTTGGAGAGTCAAAGGAGGCTCGGAAGAAGCGGTTGGCTGATCTGGTGGTTCAGCGTGAGATGGAGTACAACAAGGCTCTTCGTGACGTCGAGGAGAGGTACTTCGTGGTGAAGGCGAAGCTGGTCGCGCTGCGCCCAGTCAAGGTTGAGCCCGCTCCTGCCGCTGACCTGAACGAATCCTGCTTCGATCGGTCGACCTCTCGCATTAAGTTGCCGGACATCAAGCTGCCCAACTTCAACGGCGCGCTGAAGGACTGGATCCCGTTTCGCGACACCTACAAGAGCCTCATCCACTCCAACCTGCAGCTGCCGGACATCGACAAGTACACCTACTTGAGGTCCGCTCTGCAAGGTGAGGCACAACTGGAGATCCTGTCGGTTGATTTCTCCGCAGAAGGCTACGACGTTGCTTGGAAAGCACTGGAGAAGAAGTACGACAACCACAAGCTCATCGTCAAGGCGTACCTGGACGCGATCTTCGACATCGAGCCACTGCGAAAGGAGAGTTTCAGCGGTCTGTCTCACCTGATCAGTGAGTTCGAGACAAACCTGCAGATGTTGAAGAAGCTTGGCGAAGGAACGGAAGCCTGGTCAACTATCCTGGTCCATATGCTCTGCGCGCGTTTGGATCATGCCACGCTGCGTCTGTGGGAATCGCACCACAACTCGAAAGCTGTGCCGAAGTACGACGTTCTGATCGAGTTTCTGCGTGACCAGTGTACGGTGCTGCAATCGATCAAGGCCAACCGGCCCAGCGAAGGAGACGGACGGCAGAACCGATCGAGAATCTCAACCGCTCACACGTCCTCGCAGTCACAACGGCACTGCCTGTTCTGTGGAGAGACGTTTCACATGCCGTTCAATTGTAGCAAGCTGAGAAACATGTCTGTGTCTCAACGTGTGGCGGAAGTAAATCGTCGTCGGCTGTGCAGGAATTGTTTGAATGCTGGTCATTACGCCGATGGATGTTCTCGTGGTTCGTGTTCCCGCTGCGGCGCTAGACATCACACGTTGCTGCATTATGATACGCCGGCACCTGCTGGCGCTCGTCAAGGAAGATCCTCCGTTCAGAATACGCAAAATCGacccccagcagctggacaacAACAACACACGAGACAGCAAGGCCAGACACAGAACAGTTCCACCCAACCAACCACAAGTTCCTACCCCGTGCACCAATCCACTTCTCGAAACACTCACCCACCACCACCCACAGACTCTCGCAATTCCACCACCCTCAATGCGGCATCCCTTCCCGCACAAAATGCACCCACACTGTCCCGCCAAGTCCTCATGTCTACGGCTGTAGTTCGTGTTGAAGACCAGTTCGGAAACTATTCGCTCGCTCGGACACTTCTGGATTCGTGTTCCGAGTTCTGCTACATGACTAGCACCTTTTCCAAGAAGCTGAAGTTCCGGACAACACCCGACGTACTGAGAGTACAGGGCATCGGAAACGGCTCGGCGACGTCGCTGAAGGCCGTACGTGCGAAGATCCAGCCGCGGTTGGATACGATCTCGTCGTTCTCGGAGGAAATGCGGTTCCACTTGCTGCAGAAGATTTCCAGTGATCTACCCGCCACACCGGTCGACGTCAGCCAGTTGATGCTCCCCAGTGACATCATCCTCGCTGATCCGCACTTCGGAGAACCTGGTCCCATTGATATGATCATCGGTGCTGAGTTTTTCCTCGATCTGCTGTCTGCTGGTCGGCGTAAGATCGTCGAGGACGGTCCGACGCTGCAAGAGACTGTGCTTGGGTGGATAATCTCGGGAAAGGTTCCCGCATCGTCGCCCAGTATTCCACGCACGGCAACCTACGTCAGCTCAACAGTTGACCTGAAGGAGTTGATGGAGAGGTTCTGGGAACTGGAGTCGTGTCACGTCAACAGCACCCACTCTGTGGAAGAGTCCACGTGCGAAGAGCTGTTCAACAAGACGACGATTCGAGACGCAGAAGGAAGATTCGTGGTGACTTTGCCGAAGAAGCAACGAGTCATCGAGAAGCTGGGCGAGTCCAGAAACATGGCGATGAAGCGGTTCATCGGCATGGAGAAGCGGTTCACGACGAATCCCGCACTGAAGTTCATGTACACGGAGTTTGTGCATGAGTACCTGCTCATGAAGCACATGCGAGAAGTGAAGGAGGACAGCGGAGAAGGCCCCGTCTACTACCTGCCGCACCATGCGGTTCTGAAACCCGACAGCACGACCACTAAACTGCGCGTGGTCTTCGACGGATCCTGCGGCACCTCCAGTGGTGTGTCCCTCAACGACGCGTTGATGGTAGGACCGGTCGTGCAAAGCGATCTCCTCTCGACCGTGCTACGGTTCCGCTTGCATCGAGTCGCGTTGATCGCTGATGTGGAGAAGATGTACAGGCAAATTCGCGTGACGCTGTCCGACCAACGCTTGCAACGCATCTACTGGAGAGACAACGAAGACGAGCCCGTCAAGACGTACGAGCTTTCGACCGTCACCTACGGAACGTCCAGCGCTCCGTATCTCGCTACCAGGTGCTTGAAGAAGCTTGGAGAAGATTGCGCGGAAAGCCATCCAGTGGCGTCTCGCGTCATCCAAGAAGATTTTACGTTGATGACATGCTGTCTGGCGCAGACAGCATCGAAGAAGCAAGTACGCTGA
- the LOC119766334 gene encoding uncharacterized protein LOC119766334, which yields MKEVRQVTDSAGFTLRKWNSNCPELLKRLPKHLKDERSTLEIDPAKTTVKTLGLRWEVSTDMFCFVLPQWKSELSPITKRTVHSDSAMLKIICQQLWRIKSDWDVPLDESLQQLWRDYRMSLMAVATIKVPRWIGFSTDCVEIQIHGFCDASERAYGAGLYLRCTALDGSVTCRLFLAKSKVAPMENLKRKKKKSTFHAWSCRLPFVGNRVSEIQHITRNAIWGHVPGEENPADIISRGMSPALLQYRTDFYEAPRWVVQDRENWPRTQRVSLADFDPEILEERVTPAFPTQVRPPHWLFGLCGSYMELVRLVTWLQRSKFNLSPKNRAVRRVGFLTSEELEEAVLFLVRLSQEECFPGEMHCLKADGVVHPTSKIARLNPQLVDGVMPVNVHSLARQVIHECISCFKSKPKVIEQIMADLPAERVNPAPPFLHVGVDYCGPFLVSYPNRRAKPVKCYVAVFVCLAVKAVHLELVSDLTSQAFIAALRRFVARRGKPLQIKCDNATTFVGAKNDLMELHRLFYKQQFQDVVTKTALEDGIEFSFIPPRSPNFGGLWESQVKSFKTHLKKTFGLQVLKMDEMLTALAQIEAVLNSRPLTPISNDPQDFEALTPGHFLIQRPLTAIAEPDLEGVPQNRLAMWQNAQRFTQQLWKKWSTQYLSNLQSRTKWTKERNNVAVGTMVLIKDENAPPQKWKLGRVLHVFRGTDGNVRVVTVRTATGRFDRAISKVCALPIRDNQELNQSTSD from the exons ATGAAGGAAGTCCGGCAGGTCACCGATTCAGCTGGGTTCACGCTGAGGAAGTGGAACTCGAACTGCCCAGAGCTGCTCAAGCGGCTCCCGAAGCACCTGAAGGACGAACGCAGCACGCTCGAGATCGATCCTGCGAAAACAACGGTGAAGACGCTGGGATTACGATGGGAGGTGTCAACCGACATGTTCTGCTTCGTTCTCCCACAATGGAAGTCGGAACTGTCCCCCATCACGAAGCGCACGGTCCACTCGGACTCTGCGATGCT CAAAATAATCTGCCAACAGCTGTGGAGGATAAAGAGCGACTGGGATGTACCGCTCGACGAATCGCTGCAGCAGCTGTGGAGAGACTATCGTATGAGTTTGATGGCGGTCGCAACGATTAAAGTGCCGCGCTGGATTGGGTTCAGCACCGATTGCGTCGAGATCCAGATCCACGGTTTCTGTGACGCCTCAGAGCGAGCTTACGGTGCCGGCCTCTACCTCCGCTGCACTGCGCTTGACGGTTCCGTCACGTGTCGACTGTTCTTGGCCAAGTCCAAGGTAGCTCCGATGGAGAACCTGAAGCGCAAGAAGAAAAAGTCAACATTCCACGCTTGGAGTTGTCGTCTG CCGTTTGTTGGAAATCGGGTCTCGGAGATTCAGCACATTACGAGGAACGCAATCTGGGGACACGTGCCTGGAGAAGAGAATCCCGCAGATATCATCTCGCGAGGAATGTCGCCGGCGCTACTACAGTACCGAACTGACTTCTACGAAGCGCCGCGCTGGGTCGTTCAAGATCGGGAGAATTGGCCACGAACACAACGTGTGTCCTTGGCGGACTTTGACCCAGAAATACTGGAAGAACGTGTCACCCCAGCATTTCCCACTCAAGTGCGACCTCCGCATTGGTTGTTTGGACTGTGTGGCTCGTACATGGAGTTGGTACGCTTGGTGACTTGGCTGCAAAGGTCCAAGTTCAACCTTTCACCGAAGAATCGAGCTGTTAGGAGAGTTGGATTCCTGACATCCGAAGAGTTAGAAGAAGCTGTGCTGTTTTTGGTTCGACTGTCGCAAGAAGAATGTTTCCCTGGAGAAATGCATTGCCTGAAGGCCGATGGTGTGGTCCACCCAACGTCGAAGATTGCACGCCTCAACCCACAACTGGTGGATGGCGTCATGCCTGTCAACGTCCACAGCCTAGCGAGACAGGTCATCCACGAATGCATCAGTTGCTTCAAAAGTAAGCCGAAGGTGATCGAGCAGATCATGGCGGATCTGCCTGCTGAACGAGTGAATCCAGCGCCGCCGTTCCTCCACGTGGGCGTGGACTACTGTGGTCCATTCCTCGTCAGCTACCCGAATCGCAGGGCGAAACCTGTGAAGTGCTACGTGGCCGTATTTGTGTGTCTTGCTGTGAAGGCTGTCCATCTGGAACTAGTCTCCGACCTGACGTCCCAGGCATTTATCGCAGCGTTGAGAAGGTTCGTGGCACGCCGCGGCAAACCGCTGCAGATCAAGTGCGACAACGCCACTACGTTCGTCGGAGCGAAGAACGACCTGATGGAGCTGCACCGGCTGTTCTACAAGCAGCAGTTCCAGGATGTCGTCACGAAGACCGCGCTGGAAGATGGGATCGAGTTTAGTTTCATTCCACCACGCTCACCGAACTTTGGCGGCCTGTGGGAGTCGCAGGTCAAGTCGTTCAAAACTCACCTGAAGAAGACATTCGGACTGCAAGTACTCAAGATGGACGAGATGCTAACTGCCCTAGCGCAGATCGAAGCTGTGCTCAACTCGAGACCGTTGACGCCGATCAGTAACGACCCGCAGGACTTTGAAGCGCTAACGCCCGGGCATTTCCTGATCCAGCGTCCCCTCACGGCCATCGCAGAGCCAGATTTGGAAGGAGTGCCACAAAACCGCTTGGCAATGTGGCAAAACGCGCAGCGTTTTACGCAGCAACTTTGGAAGAAGTGGAGTACGCAGTACCTGTCCAACCTCCAAAGTCGGACGAAGTGGACGAAGGAGCGAAACAACGTCGCCGTTGGTACGATGGTGCTGATCAAG